A stretch of the Duncaniella dubosii genome encodes the following:
- a CDS encoding bifunctional nuclease family protein, with amino-acid sequence MAENDDRIRLKVMGLSYSQIQTGAYALILAQVGGPYRIPVVIGAAEAQSIAIKMESIIPPRPMTHDIFVSFAHAFGVKLVEVFIYRFEDGIFSSEMTFSDGERTITIDSRTSDAIAIAMRTGAPIFTTPEILDETGFEMEIKEEGDSDEDSGLEPMDEDGIREPKLENYAIEELEKTLQKLIDNEEYEEAARVAEILKRKRDESQP; translated from the coding sequence ATGGCAGAAAACGACGACAGAATAAGGCTTAAAGTCATGGGCCTGTCATACAGCCAGATTCAGACAGGTGCCTATGCGCTAATTCTCGCACAAGTCGGCGGACCTTACCGCATACCAGTGGTAATCGGCGCGGCCGAAGCCCAGTCCATAGCAATCAAGATGGAGAGCATAATACCTCCCCGTCCAATGACCCACGACATATTTGTCAGTTTCGCCCATGCTTTCGGAGTGAAACTCGTCGAAGTATTCATATATCGATTCGAGGACGGCATATTTTCATCGGAAATGACATTCTCCGACGGAGAGCGAACCATTACCATCGACTCCCGTACGAGTGACGCCATTGCCATAGCCATGCGTACAGGAGCCCCGATTTTCACCACACCGGAGATTCTTGACGAGACAGGTTTTGAAATGGAAATAAAAGAGGAAGGCGACTCAGACGAGGATTCCGGCCTCGAGCCGATGGACGAAGATGGCATCCGAGAGCCGAAACTCGAAAATTATGCCATTGAAGAGCTGGAAAAGACACTGCAGAAGCTGATTGACAACGAAGAATACGAGGAAGCAGCCCGAGTGGCTGAAATACTCAAACGCAAACGCGACGAAAGCCAACCCTGA
- a CDS encoding Rossmann-fold NAD(P)-binding domain-containing protein: MRNFTNVKDIGSLDLAVKEALEVKANRFAYQHLGKNKTLMMIFFNSSLRTRLSTQKAAMNLGMNVIVLDVNQGAWKLETERGVIMDGDKAEHLLEAIPVMGSYCDVIGVRAFAGLKNKAEDYEERVINQFIKYSGRPVFSMEAATRHPLQSFADLITIEEFKTKERPKVVMTWAPHPSALPQAVPNSFAEWMNATDYEFVITHPHGYELAPEFVGNARVEYDQRKALEGADFVYAKNWSAFADPNYGKILSKDRAWTVDTEKMALTDNAFFMHCLPVRRNMIVTDDVIESERSIVIPEAANREISAQVVLKRILESL, encoded by the coding sequence ATGCGTAATTTCACCAACGTAAAAGATATCGGTTCTCTTGATCTCGCAGTCAAAGAGGCCCTTGAAGTCAAGGCCAACCGTTTTGCCTATCAGCATCTCGGCAAAAACAAGACCTTGATGATGATTTTTTTCAACTCCAGCCTTCGCACACGTCTCAGCACCCAGAAAGCAGCCATGAATCTTGGCATGAATGTCATCGTTCTCGACGTAAATCAGGGTGCATGGAAGCTTGAGACCGAACGCGGTGTCATAATGGACGGCGACAAGGCCGAACATCTCCTTGAAGCAATCCCGGTCATGGGTTCATATTGCGACGTAATCGGAGTCCGTGCGTTTGCCGGACTCAAAAACAAGGCCGAGGACTACGAAGAGCGCGTCATAAACCAGTTCATCAAATACTCAGGCCGTCCCGTGTTCAGCATGGAAGCAGCCACCCGTCATCCGCTCCAGAGTTTCGCCGACCTCATCACCATCGAGGAATTCAAGACCAAGGAGCGACCCAAAGTTGTCATGACATGGGCACCTCATCCCTCCGCACTTCCTCAGGCTGTGCCCAATTCATTTGCCGAGTGGATGAACGCAACCGACTATGAATTTGTCATCACTCATCCCCACGGCTACGAGCTCGCACCCGAATTCGTAGGCAATGCACGTGTCGAATACGACCAGCGCAAAGCCCTCGAAGGCGCTGATTTCGTCTATGCGAAAAACTGGAGTGCCTTCGCCGACCCCAACTATGGCAAAATCCTCTCTAAAGACCGCGCTTGGACAGTCGACACAGAAAAAATGGCTCTGACCGACAACGCATTCTTCATGCACTGTCTGCCTGTGCGCCGCAACATGATTGTGACCGACGACGTAATCGAATCGGAACGCAGCATTGTCATCCCTGAAGCCGCCAACCGCGAGATTTCCGCACAGGTCGTGCTCAAACGCATACTCGAAAGCCTTTGA
- the argC gene encoding N-acetyl-gamma-glutamyl-phosphate reductase yields the protein MAKVGIIGGAGYTAGELLRLLINHPEAEIVFVHSSSNAGKPVSEIHEGLIGDTDLRFAETFDLSAIDVLFLCQGHGFSRKFWEENEMPANLKIVDLAQDYRDESCGYIYGLPEAKRETIRKAAKVANPGCFATALQLALLPLAAAGKLDSEVHVTAVTGSTGAGVKPGATTHFSWRNDNLSVYKAFGHQHLAEIRQTLSQLQPDFNAEISFVPVRGDFPRGIFAMSYIDTDLSIDEATAIYKNFYADAPFTHVSDRPIDLKQVVNTNKAVISLEKHGRKLLILSAIDNLLKGASGQAVQNFNLICGFPEDMGLRLKPSAF from the coding sequence ATGGCAAAAGTAGGTATCATCGGAGGCGCCGGCTACACAGCCGGCGAACTCCTCCGTCTCCTTATCAATCATCCGGAGGCGGAAATAGTGTTTGTCCATTCGTCGAGCAACGCCGGAAAACCTGTAAGCGAAATCCACGAAGGACTTATCGGCGACACCGACCTGCGGTTTGCCGAGACCTTTGACCTATCGGCAATCGATGTGCTTTTCCTGTGTCAGGGTCACGGATTCAGCCGGAAGTTCTGGGAAGAAAACGAGATGCCCGCAAATCTGAAAATCGTAGACCTCGCACAAGACTATCGCGATGAAAGCTGCGGATATATCTACGGTCTTCCCGAAGCCAAGCGCGAAACCATCCGCAAAGCCGCCAAGGTAGCCAATCCGGGATGCTTCGCAACAGCCCTCCAGCTCGCACTTCTTCCGCTGGCAGCCGCCGGAAAACTTGACAGCGAGGTCCACGTGACCGCCGTCACCGGCTCGACCGGCGCAGGCGTAAAGCCCGGCGCAACCACCCACTTCAGCTGGCGCAACGACAATCTGTCGGTCTACAAGGCATTCGGCCACCAGCATCTCGCCGAAATCCGCCAGACGCTCTCACAGCTCCAACCCGACTTCAATGCAGAGATAAGCTTCGTGCCGGTTCGCGGTGACTTTCCACGTGGCATCTTCGCCATGAGCTACATTGACACCGACCTCTCCATCGATGAAGCCACAGCCATCTACAAAAATTTCTATGCCGACGCGCCATTCACCCACGTGTCTGACCGCCCCATAGACTTAAAGCAGGTAGTAAACACCAACAAGGCTGTCATATCGCTCGAAAAACACGGCAGAAAACTGCTCATACTTTCGGCTATCGACAACCTGCTCAAAGGAGCATCCGGCCAGGCCGTGCAGAACTTCAATCTCATCTGCGGATTTCCCGAAGACATGGGTCTCCGTCTAAAGCCATCGGCATTTTAG
- the argB gene encoding acetylglutamate kinase, whose amino-acid sequence METIKVIKIGGNVVDNPDALARFVNDFVKLPGKKILVHGGGKEATRMSARLDIPTTMIEGRRVTTRETLDVVTMVYAGLVNKRIVSMLQAAGCNAIGLTGADGNAITATRRKPKPIDYGFVGDIKPEGVNSSLIASLLEAGITPVYCAITHDGNGTLLNCNADTIASSVAIGASRVAPAELIFCFEQPGVMEDLDRPDSLISLITPDIYSDLRARNIVNKGMIPKIDNAFAAIDAGVSSVTIKHSDALTTDRGTVIRK is encoded by the coding sequence ATGGAAACTATCAAGGTTATAAAAATAGGGGGCAACGTCGTGGATAACCCCGACGCACTCGCCCGTTTCGTCAACGATTTTGTAAAACTGCCCGGCAAAAAGATACTGGTTCACGGAGGTGGCAAAGAGGCCACGCGCATGAGCGCACGACTCGACATCCCCACCACCATGATTGAAGGACGCCGCGTCACCACCCGCGAAACCCTTGACGTTGTGACTATGGTCTACGCTGGTCTTGTCAACAAGCGCATAGTCTCAATGCTTCAGGCTGCGGGATGTAATGCCATCGGTCTTACAGGTGCCGACGGCAACGCCATCACAGCCACACGTCGCAAACCGAAACCGATTGACTACGGTTTTGTAGGCGACATAAAGCCTGAAGGGGTCAATTCATCCCTCATCGCATCCCTACTCGAAGCCGGTATCACACCCGTCTACTGCGCGATTACCCACGACGGCAACGGCACTCTGCTCAACTGCAATGCTGACACAATCGCATCGTCAGTGGCAATCGGCGCATCAAGAGTAGCTCCAGCCGAACTTATCTTCTGTTTCGAGCAACCGGGAGTGATGGAAGATCTTGACAGACCCGATTCGCTAATCAGCCTGATCACTCCTGACATCTACTCCGACCTGCGGGCAAGAAATATTGTCAACAAAGGCATGATTCCCAAAATTGACAATGCCTTCGCAGCCATTGATGCCGGAGTAAGCAGTGTCACCATAAAGCACTCTGACGCTCTCACCACCGACCGTGGTACTGTAATCAGAAAATAA
- the argH gene encoding argininosuccinate lyase translates to MKLWSKGFEPDKMIEEFTVGNDRELDLRLARYDVQGSMAHIKMLESIGLLTADELEVLLKALGEIAEVIERGEFTIEPGVEDVHSQVEFMLTAKLGDIGKKIHSGRSRNDQVLVDLKLFMRDELKHLAEAVKRLFDRLQSLSEEYKDVLMPGYTHLQVAMPSSFGLWFGAYAESLVDDMQMLVAAYNVANQNPLGSAAGYGSSFPLDREMTTRLLGFETLHYNVVAAQMSRGKTERAASMAISAIASTLGHLAMDVCMWMCQNFGFISFPDELTTGSSIMPHKKNPDVFEIMRGKCNRLQSIQNEIALLTANLPLGYNRDLQLLKDIIFPATTEMTACLDMADFMLRHIRVKRDIIEDPRYDYLFTVEEVNRLVLSGMPFREAYKKVGLEVQNGTYKPVRDVHHTHVGSINNLCTAEIALKFQKLYDKVAG, encoded by the coding sequence ATGAAACTTTGGAGCAAGGGATTCGAACCCGATAAAATGATTGAGGAGTTCACCGTCGGCAACGACCGCGAACTCGACCTCCGTCTGGCACGCTATGATGTCCAAGGCTCTATGGCCCATATCAAGATGCTCGAAAGCATCGGACTCCTGACAGCCGACGAACTTGAAGTGCTGCTCAAAGCTCTCGGGGAGATCGCTGAGGTCATCGAGCGCGGTGAGTTCACTATCGAACCCGGAGTTGAGGATGTCCACTCCCAAGTCGAATTCATGCTTACCGCCAAGTTAGGTGATATAGGGAAAAAAATTCATTCCGGACGCTCACGCAACGATCAGGTGCTGGTCGACCTCAAACTCTTTATGCGCGACGAGCTAAAACACCTTGCCGAAGCCGTCAAAAGACTCTTCGACCGTCTGCAGTCGCTCAGCGAAGAGTATAAAGATGTGCTCATGCCGGGCTACACCCACCTCCAGGTGGCAATGCCATCGTCATTCGGCTTATGGTTCGGTGCGTATGCGGAATCGCTTGTCGATGACATGCAGATGCTCGTCGCAGCCTATAATGTCGCAAACCAGAACCCCCTCGGTTCGGCAGCGGGATATGGTTCGTCGTTCCCGCTCGACCGCGAAATGACCACCCGTCTGCTCGGCTTCGAGACTCTTCACTACAACGTGGTTGCAGCCCAGATGTCGCGCGGCAAAACCGAACGTGCGGCATCGATGGCAATCAGCGCCATCGCCTCGACCCTCGGACATCTGGCAATGGATGTGTGCATGTGGATGTGTCAGAACTTCGGTTTCATCTCGTTCCCCGACGAACTCACCACGGGATCGTCAATAATGCCTCACAAGAAGAATCCTGATGTATTCGAAATCATGCGCGGAAAATGCAACCGTCTGCAGTCAATCCAGAATGAAATCGCACTGCTCACCGCAAATCTTCCACTCGGATATAACCGAGATCTTCAATTGCTAAAGGATATCATCTTCCCAGCCACGACCGAGATGACAGCATGCCTTGACATGGCTGATTTCATGCTCCGTCACATACGTGTGAAACGCGACATTATCGAGGACCCGCGCTATGACTATCTCTTTACCGTCGAGGAAGTGAACAGGCTCGTCCTATCGGGAATGCCATTCCGCGAGGCGTACAAGAAAGTCGGACTGGAAGTGCAGAACGGTACATACAAACCCGTGCGCGATGTCCATCATACACATGTAGGGTCGATCAATAACCTGTGTACTGCTGAAATAGCACTCAAATTCCAGAAGCTCTACGACAAGGTTGCCGGATAA
- a CDS encoding M16 family metallopeptidase has translation MTDTAIKYHTLSNGMRIVARTTQLPVEHCGVIINAGSRDETSEIHGLAHFVEHTIFKGTGSHRASYVRDRMELVGGELNAYTTKEETAIYSTFPAGHLERALSLIAEMVIDATFPEAELAKEKLVVGEEIDTYLDTPSDAIFDDFEDIIYEGSPLSHNILGTRESLSRFDSSSCRRWLEERFTPGRTVFFYSGPTSPEKVFSLAEKHFRGFTRRDNPLNREIPPINQPFSHLNDSRESFQAHTVIGTRIPGLLAPNRLELSLLANIIGGPGMNSLLNVALRERHGLVYTIDASTSLMSDNGLLTIYFGCDPDDVKRCIRLIDRVIIPLVETPVSQRKLDAAKRQFIGQLTVGSINSEQVAISMGRSVLYRSVARTLKETVEAINAITSDSLLASAANLTEMSRLTLK, from the coding sequence ATGACAGACACTGCAATTAAATATCACACCCTCTCAAACGGCATGCGCATCGTAGCGCGCACGACACAGCTTCCCGTTGAACACTGCGGAGTTATAATAAACGCCGGAAGCCGCGACGAGACCTCTGAAATCCACGGACTTGCGCATTTCGTAGAGCATACCATATTCAAAGGGACAGGCAGTCACCGTGCCTCATACGTCCGCGACCGCATGGAGCTTGTCGGAGGCGAGCTGAACGCCTATACCACCAAAGAGGAGACAGCAATCTATTCGACATTTCCTGCCGGGCATCTTGAACGGGCACTTTCACTAATTGCAGAAATGGTCATCGACGCAACCTTTCCTGAGGCCGAACTCGCGAAAGAAAAGCTTGTGGTAGGCGAGGAAATCGACACCTATCTCGACACTCCGTCCGACGCGATTTTCGACGATTTCGAAGACATCATATATGAAGGCTCTCCACTGTCACACAACATACTCGGTACACGCGAGTCGCTAAGCCGGTTTGACTCATCCTCATGCAGAAGATGGCTTGAAGAACGTTTCACACCGGGGCGGACAGTCTTTTTCTATTCAGGACCGACATCTCCTGAAAAGGTATTTTCACTCGCTGAAAAGCATTTCAGAGGTTTCACCCGTCGCGACAATCCGCTAAATCGTGAAATTCCGCCAATCAACCAACCGTTCTCCCACCTAAACGACAGCCGGGAATCATTTCAGGCACATACCGTCATCGGCACCCGCATACCCGGACTTCTCGCCCCCAACCGACTTGAACTGTCACTTCTGGCCAACATTATCGGAGGACCGGGTATGAACTCTCTGCTTAACGTGGCCCTGCGCGAACGCCACGGACTCGTCTATACAATTGACGCATCAACGTCGCTCATGAGCGACAACGGTTTGCTCACCATCTATTTCGGCTGTGACCCCGACGATGTGAAACGCTGCATCCGGCTCATCGACCGCGTTATCATACCGCTCGTCGAGACACCTGTCAGCCAGCGGAAACTCGACGCAGCCAAGCGCCAGTTCATCGGGCAGCTGACAGTCGGTTCTATAAATTCAGAGCAGGTAGCCATATCAATGGGACGCAGCGTGCTCTACCGCAGTGTGGCCCGCACACTAAAGGAAACTGTCGAGGCAATAAATGCCATCACATCCGACAGTCTTCTTGCCTCGGCAGCCAATCTGACAGAAATGTCCAGACTGACATTGAAATAA
- a CDS encoding aspartate aminotransferase family protein, with protein MKLFDVYSLYDIEPVRGLGNHVYTADGTEYLDLYGGHAVISIGHAHHTYVTAIAEQVSKLGFYSNSVQNSLQQKLADRLGRLSGYNDYALFLCNSGAEANENAMKLASFHTGKSKILAFDKAFHGRTSGAVAATDNPKIQAPFNSTDNVEFAPLNDIEAVEAKLSTGEFAAVIIEGIQGVAGIRMVDDKFLQELRKLCSKYGVLLILDEIQSGYGRTGRFFAHQYTGVRPDIITCAKGIANGFPMGAVLIAPHIKPVKGMLGTTFGGNHLACAAAIAVLDVMETENMIANAAAVGEYLLEELHHLAATNPEITEVRGRGLMIGIEIKGSASQLRKKLLFDKHIFTGGAGEHTVRLLPPLSLPRSHAKRFIESFKEVLAEGQE; from the coding sequence ATGAAGCTCTTCGACGTATATTCCTTATATGACATAGAACCTGTCCGCGGACTCGGCAATCACGTCTACACCGCTGACGGTACTGAATATCTTGACCTCTACGGAGGCCATGCAGTGATTTCGATAGGTCACGCCCACCACACCTATGTGACAGCAATCGCCGAACAGGTGTCGAAACTCGGATTCTACTCTAATTCCGTCCAGAATTCACTCCAGCAGAAGCTGGCAGACCGTCTTGGCCGACTGTCCGGCTACAATGACTATGCCCTCTTCCTCTGCAATTCAGGAGCTGAGGCAAATGAAAACGCGATGAAGCTTGCATCGTTCCACACGGGCAAGAGCAAGATTCTCGCCTTCGACAAAGCTTTCCACGGACGCACATCGGGCGCAGTGGCAGCCACAGACAATCCTAAAATTCAAGCACCCTTCAACTCGACCGACAACGTTGAGTTTGCCCCTCTCAATGACATCGAAGCAGTCGAAGCCAAACTGTCGACAGGCGAATTCGCGGCAGTAATCATCGAGGGTATTCAGGGAGTTGCCGGAATACGGATGGTCGATGACAAATTCTTGCAGGAACTGCGCAAACTCTGTAGCAAATATGGGGTTCTACTGATTCTTGACGAAATCCAGTCGGGCTACGGACGCACGGGCCGCTTCTTCGCCCATCAATACACCGGCGTGCGACCCGACATAATCACCTGTGCCAAGGGCATAGCCAACGGATTCCCGATGGGAGCAGTCCTCATCGCTCCCCACATCAAGCCGGTCAAAGGAATGCTCGGCACAACCTTCGGAGGCAACCATCTTGCCTGCGCCGCCGCAATAGCCGTGCTCGATGTAATGGAGACAGAAAACATGATTGCCAATGCAGCCGCAGTCGGAGAATATCTTCTTGAGGAACTCCACCATCTCGCAGCCACAAATCCCGAAATAACCGAAGTCCGTGGCCGGGGACTGATGATAGGCATCGAAATCAAGGGCTCGGCATCGCAACTCCGCAAAAAACTACTTTTCGACAAGCACATCTTCACAGGTGGCGCGGGCGAACACACCGTACGCCTTCTTCCGCCGCTCTCGCTTCCACGTTCCCACGCCAAGCGATTCATCGAATCCTTCAAGGAAGTTCTTGCAGAAGGGCAGGAATAA
- a CDS encoding ferritin: MLNNKVQDAINAQINAEFWSAYLYLSMALHFEAEGMPGVANWFKIQFQEEQAHATIFMNYVNQRGGRVVLKPIDAVPSTWASPLEAFKATLEHEKKVTSLINELYSLAEAEKDYATRDRLNWFVSEQVEEEDNCRTLIDKFSLIGDNGMGLYMLDQELGSRTYNAPAPLAE; the protein is encoded by the coding sequence ATGCTAAACAATAAAGTTCAGGATGCCATCAACGCTCAGATCAACGCTGAGTTCTGGAGCGCATATCTCTATCTCTCTATGGCTCTTCATTTCGAAGCCGAAGGTATGCCCGGTGTAGCCAACTGGTTTAAAATTCAATTTCAGGAAGAACAGGCTCATGCCACAATCTTCATGAACTACGTCAACCAGCGCGGTGGCCGTGTAGTGCTCAAGCCGATTGATGCCGTTCCCTCAACATGGGCATCGCCTCTCGAAGCATTCAAGGCCACACTTGAACATGAAAAGAAAGTAACCTCCCTCATCAATGAGCTCTATTCACTCGCCGAAGCGGAAAAAGACTATGCTACACGCGACCGTCTTAACTGGTTCGTGAGCGAACAGGTTGAAGAGGAAGACAATTGCCGTACACTCATTGACAAATTCTCTCTTATCGGTGACAATGGCATGGGTCTCTACATGCTTGATCAGGAGCTTGGAAGCCGCACATACAACGCACCGGCTCCCCTTGCTGAATAA
- a CDS encoding DUF5106 domain-containing protein yields the protein MKLKRLLFGLLLLLGISSGAKADTYFPYPLIPDSIGIFQKRCDYLARHFWDFCDLKKAFSAKAKMAQEFNVYISILKNANPDSAIASVVRFNKQLEKQPTDQLFMAECAENLLYGDTAEMWIDELYLPFAHAVASNKRIDKAAKARFAHQEKILKNSLARFPAPSLPYTTREGTAGNLDNDSADVVVVFFNDPDCDDCNLAKLRLDADISTTQLISEGKLKVVSISLTEPTQEWKEAVASYPSTWTVGANPDADMTIDLRAGTPEFYILDRNHNIRFKHLTIDQVLDVARQLKKR from the coding sequence ATGAAACTAAAACGACTGTTATTCGGTCTTCTACTCCTTTTAGGCATCAGTTCGGGAGCGAAGGCAGACACATATTTCCCCTATCCTCTCATCCCCGATTCTATCGGGATATTTCAGAAACGCTGTGATTACCTCGCGCGTCATTTCTGGGATTTCTGTGATCTGAAAAAAGCTTTTTCGGCTAAAGCCAAAATGGCACAGGAATTCAACGTATACATTTCAATTCTTAAAAACGCCAATCCCGATTCGGCGATAGCGTCGGTTGTCAGGTTTAACAAGCAGCTCGAAAAACAGCCGACCGACCAGCTTTTCATGGCTGAGTGCGCTGAAAACCTCCTTTATGGAGATACCGCAGAGATGTGGATCGACGAACTCTATCTCCCATTCGCTCACGCCGTGGCCTCAAACAAGCGTATCGACAAGGCTGCAAAGGCACGCTTCGCGCATCAGGAAAAAATATTGAAAAACTCACTTGCCCGTTTCCCCGCGCCATCGCTCCCCTACACCACCCGTGAAGGCACAGCCGGGAATCTTGACAATGACTCAGCTGATGTAGTAGTAGTGTTCTTTAATGATCCTGACTGCGATGACTGCAACCTTGCCAAACTGAGGCTTGACGCGGACATCTCCACCACACAGCTCATCTCTGAGGGTAAATTAAAGGTGGTTTCAATCTCACTCACTGAACCGACACAGGAATGGAAAGAAGCAGTCGCGTCTTACCCGTCGACTTGGACAGTAGGAGCAAATCCGGACGCCGACATGACGATTGACCTGCGAGCCGGAACACCTGAATTCTATATTCTCGACCGTAACCATAACATCCGCTTCAAGCATCTCACGATAGATCAGGTGCTCGATGTGGCCCGACAGCTGAAAAAGCGATAA
- a CDS encoding M20/M25/M40 family metallo-hydrolase codes for MNHPEAISLLSELIATPSLSRQEEGTAAIIYDRLQCRGASPMRFRNNVYALSDGFDRSRPTLLLNSHHDTVKPAATYTRDPFTPSIEGDRLYGLGSNDAGASAVALTEVFIELRKASLPFNLLLAITAEEEVGGENGMRAFLPHIQEQGITVSCAIVGEPTGMQGAIAERGLVVLDCETQGVTGHAARGEGINAIYRAMSDIGHLRDFRFPKESEILGPISVNITQINAGWQHNAIPDKCNWVVDIRTTDAFSNEETVGLLRETVEYSTLTPRSTRVRASVIDKSHPLVKAATELGCETFVSPTTSDMSLMYDFPSLKIGPGQSSRSHSADEFVLISEIDAAIPLYRRLIESLSL; via the coding sequence ATGAACCATCCCGAAGCAATAAGCCTTCTGTCAGAACTGATAGCGACCCCCTCCCTTTCCCGTCAAGAGGAAGGGACGGCTGCTATTATATACGACCGGCTACAATGCAGGGGCGCTTCGCCAATGCGCTTCCGAAACAACGTCTATGCGCTGTCGGACGGCTTTGACCGCTCACGCCCTACACTTCTGCTCAACTCCCACCACGACACAGTGAAGCCTGCGGCCACATACACCCGCGACCCGTTCACACCGTCGATTGAAGGTGACAGGCTCTACGGCCTCGGGAGCAACGATGCCGGTGCATCGGCGGTGGCACTTACGGAAGTATTCATCGAATTGCGTAAAGCCTCCCTGCCGTTCAACCTGCTTCTGGCGATTACCGCAGAGGAAGAAGTCGGAGGCGAAAACGGCATGCGGGCTTTCCTTCCTCATATCCAAGAGCAAGGCATCACGGTCAGCTGTGCTATTGTCGGAGAACCGACAGGCATGCAGGGGGCTATTGCCGAACGCGGTCTCGTCGTGCTTGACTGTGAGACACAAGGCGTGACAGGCCATGCGGCTCGTGGCGAAGGAATCAATGCCATTTACCGCGCAATGTCTGACATCGGACACCTGCGCGATTTCCGCTTCCCGAAAGAGTCGGAAATACTCGGGCCGATAAGTGTCAACATCACTCAGATCAATGCCGGCTGGCAACACAACGCAATCCCCGACAAATGCAATTGGGTGGTCGACATCCGTACGACCGATGCCTTCAGCAATGAAGAGACCGTTGGACTATTGCGCGAAACGGTCGAATACTCGACACTCACACCGCGCTCGACACGCGTACGGGCATCGGTCATCGACAAAAGCCATCCACTTGTCAAGGCAGCGACAGAACTCGGATGTGAGACCTTCGTCTCACCGACAACAAGTGATATGTCGCTCATGTACGACTTCCCGTCTCTCAAAATCGGACCGGGCCAGTCTTCGCGAAGCCATTCCGCCGATGAGTTCGTGCTGATTTCCGAAATAGATGCTGCGATACCACTCTACCGTCGCCTTATAGAATCGTTATCTTTATAA
- a CDS encoding DoxX family protein encodes MSWYYSAPVNWFVKLSGYTYSNLARLFMRLFVGVMFLQFGIRHLVNYSELCNSFPTVLHMSSECSLIIMIIIELVCSLLIMAGFLTRLSVIPPICTMIAAEYYILHDMLPNLPVYGLDSTDPGYLPIMFIGIYIYLLIAGPGKISLDYFISLYIISQKGKYEEEELEDV; translated from the coding sequence ATGAGCTGGTATTATTCAGCGCCCGTCAACTGGTTTGTAAAGTTATCGGGCTATACATATTCAAACCTTGCACGCCTTTTCATGCGGCTATTCGTCGGGGTAATGTTTCTCCAGTTCGGCATACGCCATCTGGTCAATTACAGCGAACTTTGCAATTCATTCCCGACTGTCCTCCACATGTCATCGGAATGTTCGCTCATAATCATGATTATTATCGAACTTGTATGCTCTCTGCTGATCATGGCCGGTTTCCTTACACGACTGAGTGTAATCCCGCCGATATGCACCATGATCGCCGCCGAATACTACATACTCCACGATATGCTCCCGAATCTCCCTGTCTATGGACTCGACAGCACAGATCCGGGCTATCTTCCAATCATGTTTATCGGCATTTATATCTATCTCCTCATCGCCGGTCCGGGCAAGATATCGCTCGACTATTTCATTTCGCTCTACATCATCAGCCAGAAAGGCAAATATGAAGAAGAGGAGCTTGAAGACGTATAG